One Triticum dicoccoides isolate Atlit2015 ecotype Zavitan chromosome 3B, WEW_v2.0, whole genome shotgun sequence genomic window, CTACTAGGAAATTTTATAAATTAATTAAGATGTGTGGGCATATTGGCCACACCACATTTCATTATGTGTTTGACGTTCTGTCCATTTGGGTATGCATTTCTCCTGTGGACGTTCTCTAGCCAATTTGGGTATATATGTATTTTTCTCCTGTGTGGCCAATCAATTTTAGCCTCTCTGGATCACCGAGAGAACCCAGATTTAACAAACTGTTACTACCATGAAAGTCATATATATGTGCAGTAACAGACTTTGTGCCAAAGGTTTGGAAAGCCATTATCAAGTGATACATGAACTCTAAATTTGCGAAGATGCTATGCTTTGTATCACAATTACTGTACATTGTAAGTAACAAATCTGGCAGCAGCACTTGTGTTGTTTCAGTAACACTTGTATGTTTTTTGTTCTGTTTCAGTAACAACTTTATGTTCCTGTTTCTCTCTTTTTGTCTGCAGTGCACAAATGGCCATATCACATGCTTAAAGTGCTGCGCCGATCTGAAGCACAGTAGTTGCGGCTTGTGTGCCTTGGAGCGCACCGGCTGCCACGCCTGGGGGCGCATCCTCGGCGGCCTCACCATGCCGTGCTCGTTCCAGGGGCACGGGTGTACCGAGACGATCCGGTTCACGGAGAAGCTGGCCCATGAAGAGTCCTGCCTCCACGCCCCATGCCACTGCCCCATCGCTGGCTGCCACCCCTACCATGGCCGGTCCCTGCGCGACCACATCAACTTGGAGCACGCTACCATCCAGTACACCCGCGTCACAGCCAGAAGCCTCTACCCCCTGAGCATGCGCAACGACGAGCCAGCCCGCCTGGTGTCCCTAGGCAGCAGGGCGGTGTTTCTCCTTGTGGTCGACCGGAGCATCCCGTCGGGGCGTGCGCTGTCGTTGATCCACCTTGTGAGTGACCCGATCGAAAAGGAGGATTTCAAGTACAAGATCGAAGTGCATACGCGGATTGGCATTCTCTCTGTGTCCGGCAGCGAGACACCGAGCGTCGGGCGGCTGATGAGGACGCACCAGGCAGGTGCGTTGCTGTTCGTATCAGACGCCGTGTGGTCTCCCCAGGATTCTCCCGTGTACCTCGAGCTGAAATGAATCTAGAGAAGCTGTATGCCGTTCAGTTCGAAAACCTTTACTCAATCTGATAGTAGAATTCTGAGACTCCATTCTATATTTGTACTCTTGTCAGCTGTGTCGATGTGGTTATAGTTACTAGTATATTATATTGGAACTGTCGAAGTTGGGTAATTGGACAATTTTTCGATAATTTTCTGGGGATAATTTTACATAGAATACCCTACTGGAATGCCTTGTTTTGTCTTGTAAGGTTGGAGCAAACATATATACATGGATGTAGCCGAGAGTTCCGATGAGCATTTGACAAGGattaagtatatttttcgtccctcaactctcTCGAAAATATAGAAATCGTCCCTCAACTTCGAAACCGGTAAAGGTTAGTCCCTCAACTTCTCAAACCGGATAACTTTAGTCCCTCGGGTGGTtttgttgatgacgtggcatggtTTTGACCCTAGTATTCAGAGTTGACTATCACCTCTTCTTCGTTCTATTTTCCCACGCAATAGGCATTTCATCGAATAGTTGATGTGCACACTCTGGCTCGTGGGCTCCTGCCACCTGCGCTCGTCGGCTACTTGCTGCTGAGGCCAACTTAGATCGGGATATTGGAGAGACATGGAGAGGTGGGAGGAGCTCACGGTGGCCGGTGGCTGCACGGCCCTTGTCGTAGCTTGAACCTTGAGCAGGAGGGGGGCCGACACCGGCTCTTTTCCTCCTCCGCACCAATGCCAGGCACGGGTCCATGGCACATTCTTGGCGTCTTGATCCAGCAGCAGCCTCTCGTACGTGGTGTTGCCGGACGTGGCTGCAATCACCATGACGGGGCCAAAGCCCGGACGCGGACAGCTCTCCCATCACGGTAGCGCCCACAGGCGAGGTACGCGGCGAGCCCCGTTGTTCTAGGAGACGCCGACGCCGGACAGGGACAGTATCTCAAACCGGCCGGTAGGACGACGGCGGCTGCCCCGGTCCGCGCGGGCTCCAATCGTGAATGCATCTGTTACTTGTGTACTTCTAGCCGGGACGCGTCCTTTCCGGCAAGGTGCACGGCTAGCTCGATTTCTTTCCGAGCTAGGTACCGCAGTATACGCTACACGAAGAGAGATGCATACGTACACAAGCAACGCATGCTAGATAATCGATTTACCCTGGAGGAATCCATCAACCTGGTAGTAGCTAGCTTCGACTGATATGAGGAACCAGAAAAATATGGCGATGCAAAATAAATTGTACCGTGGTGTTCAGCTTAATGTCAATGAAACGCGGTGCCAGCCAAGGACCTCATCGGCCTCGCCGTGGCCGGCGCCCATGCCTCGTCAAAGCTCAATGTGGCGAGTACGGTGACCAAGCTAGAGGTGGCGTGAACGCTGGCCAAGCTCCAGCAGGCCGTTTCCCTCGCAGAAGCTGCCACGGCCACGAGGGTCAAAACCATCCCACATGATCAACGAAACCATAAGTGGTATGAGGGACTAAACTTATCTGGTTTGAAAAATTGAGGGACTAAGTTTTACTGTTTTGAAGTTGAGGGACCATTTCTATATTATCAAGAGAGTTGAGGGACTAAAAATATACTTGGATCGAAAGGAACTTGAGAACCTTCACTTTGTTGCTAGCTCGGTTCAGGAAGTTTTCGAGTCTGTCCTAGAGGATTTTAGGATGTTGAAAGCAGCTGGCTGTTTCATTCAGCATGTATGATGCTTCATGCTTGTACCTGATGACACACTCAACACATTCTCTGCATTGTTGGTTGTGATTCCCTGTACTCCCTAATTTCTACCTTAATAAAGATCGGCTTCAGCCCTTCGAGAATAGTGATTGGATCGCATCTAAGCAGTTGGAGCACAGGGGTGTTCCCCGCACAGTTGGAGCGCATCTGGCAATTCCAGCAGTTCATCGTCAGGAGCCACTTCATCTACAATAACATGGGTGGAATCTACCGCGAGATCCTGCCGGAACCCGAGCACTTGTGATCTCCAAGGTGCTTTACACCTTCGACATCGGTGCCAATGACCTCACCATGGGCTACGTAGGTAACATGACATGACCACAGAGCAAGTCAAGGCCTATGTCCCCGATCTCATGGAGAGGCTCCCGTCGGCCATCCAGACCGTGTACAGGCTCGGGGCGAGGTATTGGGTGATCAACATGGGGACGCTCAGGTGCCCGCTGTACGCCTTGGTGTACCGCCCGGACAGAGCtcgctccttcctcttcttccttctctaaCCCCCCTTCCCTAAAGTCCAAATCAGTGTTCTCCTTCCCATTTTAATACTCTCCCTCTGTTTTTATATACAAGGCGACTTTGTTTTTCGTGTCATACTTTGACTTATAATTTTTGGTCAACAAATATGGGTTATATGTCATCAAAACATATAATCAAAAAGTTCTTTGAAATGTGCATCTAATGACATAGAGTACTTTTTTATGACATATGACTCACATTTTAGTATCATGCAATTTGTAATATTTATATGTATAATTGTATATGCGGTTTAGGAATAGGAATTTTTTTAGGCATGGTTTAGAACTAGGTACAAGAACCTTCAAATGTTGAATTTAATCTGACATGGGCCTTGACCTTTTTTTTTATGTGGCCACGGGCCTTAACTGTCTTCCAGAGAATAAGAGTGGCGATGATGGGCAATGGACCAAAAATGTGTAGGCCCAGTTGACCGGCGCCGaccttttgcagatttgatttgaaTTTGAGGCCGAGACGGTACTGTGTTGCCTGCCATCATACACCCTCCTTATTCTTCCTCCTCCGTCTTGTGTGTATAACGAGGGTGGCCTGGCCAGAATCTAGAAACTCTTGATTGATCGGTGCTCCCTGCTTCTGCTTCCAGATGGCGCTGAACGAGGGCCTcgccaggttcaggctgctgcatcAGGAGAGGAACCAGGCGGCTCTATCCGCCATCGCCACAGCAAAAACTTCTTCGTCATCATCCACCAGGCCGTCGCCGTGCCAGCAGCAACCCTCCCCAACTCCAACTCCAAGGCCGGTGGCTAAACCATCGCCGCCAGTGCCTGCCGCCAGACTCTCCAACGACGCGGCGCGGCCAAAAGAGACAAACACAGTGAGGAAGTTGGCCTCCGGAACACGGATCAGATTCTCCGATGACACAGCGCGGCTACAGAAGATCAATGAAGTGAGGAGGGTTAGAGTATTGCTTTCATGTCAATGCAAAACGAATGGAAATGGTGAAAGcctaaaaaaaacaaagaaaaccgtTGAAATATGTGAACCAAACAAACAAAaccgaaagaaagaaagaaagaaagaaagaaagaaagaaaacagtgaagaaaagaaagaaagaaagaaatccggtgagaaaagaaagaaaaaagaaaaacaaaagaaccTAGTAAATAAGTGGAAAACCCGACTCGTTTGCCTCAAGTAGCCTGCACCTCCTATTT contains:
- the LOC119280484 gene encoding putative E3 ubiquitin-protein ligase SINA-like 9 codes for the protein MDKKAGAERASAEENCSGKKAKVTVEAEAAVSAITLNVNPKLLECSGCCSPLVPPIFQCTNGHITCLKCCADLKHSSCGLCALERTGCHAWGRILGGLTMPCSFQGHGCTETIRFTEKLAHEESCLHAPCHCPIAGCHPYHGRSLRDHINLEHATIQYTRVTARSLYPLSMRNDEPARLVSLGSRAVFLLVVDRSIPSGRALSLIHLVSDPIEKEDFKYKIEVHTRIGILSVSGSETPSVGRLMRTHQAGALLFVSDAVWSPQDSPVYLELK